A window of Streptomyces gilvosporeus contains these coding sequences:
- a CDS encoding HAMP domain-containing protein, whose product MESGAATRGASARAKGGRSRNNGTTEVDTAALNRLLVALVAMRDGNFRKRLTVSGEGVMSEIAAVFNEVADRNLHLTGELARVRRVVGREGKLTERLEVGAAEGSWAAAIDASNALVDDLVRPVSEVGRVLSAVSEGDLEQRMDLRSRSSDSSSEHPLRGEFLKVGRTVNGLVDQLSAFTDEVTRVASEVGTEGKLGGQARVRGMSGSWKDLTESVNTMASRLTAQVRDIALVTTAVAKGDLSRKVTVHVAGEMLELKNTVNTMVDQLSSFASEVTRVAREVGTEGELGGQAQVPGVAGVWKDLTDSVNLMAGNLTAQVRGIAQVTTAVANGDLSQKVTVSARGEVAQLADTINTMTETLRTFADEVTRVANEVGAEGQLGGQAQVPGAAGTWKDLTDSVNNAFRNLTGQVRDIAQVTTAVANGDLSQKVTVDVAGEMLELKNTVNTMVDQLSAFGSEVTRVAREIGVEGELGGQAAVPGAAGTWKDLTDSVNTAFRNLTGQVRNIAQVTTAVANGDLSQKVTVDVSGEMLQLKNTVNTMVDQLSSFADQVTRMARDVGTEGRLGGQARVDGVSGTWKELTDSVNFMAGNLTSQVRQIAQVTTAVARGDLSQKIDVDARGEILELKSTINTMVDQLSAFAEQVTRVAREVGTDGRLGGQAQVPGVAGVWRDLTDSVNGMAGNLTAQVRNIAQVATAVARGDLSQKIDVDARGEILELKNTLNTMVDQLSSFAEQVTRVAREVGTEGILGGQAEVQGVSGTWKDLTQSVNFMANNLTSQVRNIGEVTTAVARGDLSKKITVDAKGEILELVTTVNTMVDQLSLFAEQVTRVAREVGTEGQLGGQARVPGVTGIWKDLSDNVNLMANNLTIQVRNISQVSAAVANGDLTKKVTVEARGEVAQLADTVNTMVTTLSSFADEVTRVAREVGTDGILGGQARVPGVAGTWKDLTESVNSMANNLTGQVRNIAMVTTAVAKGDLTKKIDVDARGEILALKTTINTMVDQLSSFAEQVTRVAREVGTEGQLGGQAQVRGVAGTWKDLTESVNEMAGNLTRQVRAIAAVAAAVTLGDHNVRIDVDAAGEILELQDNVNTMISTLRETTLANEEQDWLKGNLARISGLMQGRRDLKDVATLIMSELSPAVSAQHGAFFLAAQPDSREIGADGGEPGAYELRLMGSYGYSMGGMPTTFKPGETLIGTAAEEGRTILVENVPSGYLKIASGLGEAPPANVIVLPVLFEDKVLGVIELASFQPFTQIQKDFLSQIAEMIATSVNTISVNTKTEVLLKQSQELTEQLRERSAELESRQKALELSNSELEEKAEQLRAQNRDIEVKNTEIEEARQVLEERAEQLAVSMRYKSEFLANMSHELRTPLNSLLILAKLLADNAEGNLSPKQVEFAETIHGAGSDLLQLINDILDLSKVEAGKMDVSPTRIALVQLVDYVEATFRPLTAEKGLDFSVRVSPELPATLHTDEQRLLQVLRNLLSNAVKFTDSGAVELVIRPAGADVPVAIREQLLEHGSLRDPDAEMIAFSVTDTGIGIASTKMRVIFEAFKQADGTTSRKYGGTGLGLSISREIARLLGGEIHAQSEPGRGSTFTLYLPHNPGGLPPQGYPQLVAGGLAMDAEAREVEVGRQLEHETSRDEETSSSLNRRRRRGLSAGARRFALPGGQPASAPPQQTPRQPAEPTTQQQAEEPWLGNGQDLVEPAFGGGFHGEKVLIVDDDIRNVFALTSVLEQHGLSVLYAENGREGIEVLEQHDDIVLVLMDIMMPEMDGYATTAAIRRMPQFAGLPIIALTAKAMKGDREKSIDSGASDYVTKPVDTDHLLSVMEQWMRAR is encoded by the coding sequence GTGGAGTCTGGCGCAGCGACGCGCGGTGCAAGCGCTCGTGCGAAAGGCGGACGATCCCGGAACAACGGGACGACCGAGGTGGATACGGCTGCCCTGAACCGGCTGTTGGTCGCTCTGGTCGCCATGCGGGACGGGAATTTCCGCAAGCGGCTGACGGTTTCCGGCGAAGGCGTCATGTCGGAAATCGCCGCGGTCTTCAACGAGGTCGCGGACCGCAATCTGCATCTGACCGGTGAGCTGGCCCGGGTACGCAGAGTGGTCGGACGGGAGGGGAAGCTCACCGAACGGCTGGAGGTCGGCGCGGCCGAGGGTTCCTGGGCGGCGGCCATCGACGCCTCCAACGCCCTGGTGGACGATCTCGTACGGCCGGTCTCCGAGGTGGGACGGGTGCTCTCGGCGGTGTCCGAGGGGGATCTGGAACAGCGGATGGATCTGCGCTCGCGCAGTTCGGACAGCTCGTCGGAGCATCCGCTGCGCGGCGAGTTCCTGAAGGTCGGGCGGACCGTCAACGGGCTGGTCGACCAGCTGTCCGCGTTCACCGACGAGGTCACCAGGGTGGCCAGCGAGGTCGGTACCGAGGGCAAGCTCGGCGGGCAGGCGCGGGTGCGCGGAATGTCGGGTTCGTGGAAGGACCTGACGGAATCCGTCAACACGATGGCCTCCCGGCTCACCGCGCAGGTGCGTGACATTGCGCTGGTGACCACCGCGGTCGCCAAGGGTGATCTGTCGCGCAAGGTGACGGTGCATGTCGCCGGCGAGATGCTCGAGCTGAAGAACACCGTGAACACCATGGTGGACCAGCTCTCCTCGTTCGCCTCCGAGGTGACCCGGGTCGCCCGCGAGGTCGGTACGGAGGGTGAGCTCGGCGGCCAGGCGCAGGTGCCCGGTGTGGCCGGGGTGTGGAAGGACCTGACGGATTCGGTCAACCTCATGGCCGGCAACCTGACGGCCCAGGTGCGCGGGATCGCCCAGGTCACCACCGCCGTGGCGAACGGCGATCTGTCGCAGAAGGTGACGGTCAGCGCACGTGGTGAGGTCGCGCAGCTCGCCGACACCATCAACACCATGACCGAGACGCTGCGGACCTTCGCGGACGAAGTGACGCGGGTGGCGAACGAGGTCGGGGCCGAGGGGCAGCTCGGCGGCCAGGCGCAGGTGCCGGGCGCGGCGGGGACGTGGAAGGACCTCACCGACTCGGTGAACAACGCCTTCCGCAATCTGACCGGTCAGGTGCGGGACATCGCGCAGGTGACGACGGCGGTCGCCAACGGTGACCTGTCGCAGAAGGTCACCGTCGATGTGGCCGGTGAAATGCTGGAGTTGAAGAACACCGTCAACACGATGGTGGACCAGCTCTCGGCGTTCGGTTCCGAAGTCACCCGGGTGGCGCGGGAGATCGGTGTCGAGGGTGAGCTGGGCGGCCAGGCGGCGGTGCCGGGCGCGGCCGGTACGTGGAAGGACCTCACGGACTCCGTGAACACCGCCTTCCGCAACCTGACCGGTCAGGTGCGCAATATCGCGCAGGTGACGACGGCGGTCGCCAACGGTGACCTGTCGCAGAAGGTCACCGTGGACGTCTCCGGTGAGATGCTCCAGCTGAAGAACACCGTGAACACCATGGTGGATCAGCTGTCCTCGTTCGCCGACCAGGTCACGCGGATGGCCAGGGACGTGGGCACCGAGGGCAGGCTGGGCGGTCAGGCCCGGGTGGACGGCGTCAGCGGTACCTGGAAGGAACTGACCGACTCCGTCAACTTCATGGCGGGGAACCTGACTTCGCAGGTGCGGCAGATCGCGCAGGTGACGACGGCGGTGGCGCGCGGCGATCTGTCGCAGAAGATCGACGTCGATGCGCGCGGCGAGATCCTGGAGCTGAAGAGCACCATCAACACGATGGTCGACCAGCTCTCCGCGTTCGCCGAGCAGGTCACCCGGGTCGCCCGGGAGGTCGGTACGGACGGGCGGCTGGGCGGTCAGGCGCAGGTGCCGGGCGTCGCGGGTGTCTGGCGGGATCTGACCGATTCGGTGAACGGCATGGCCGGCAACCTGACGGCCCAGGTCCGTAACATCGCGCAGGTCGCGACCGCGGTGGCGCGCGGTGACCTCTCGCAGAAGATCGATGTGGACGCCCGGGGCGAGATCCTGGAGCTGAAGAACACCCTCAACACGATGGTCGACCAGCTGTCCTCCTTCGCCGAGCAGGTCACGCGGGTGGCCCGTGAGGTGGGGACCGAGGGCATCCTGGGCGGCCAGGCCGAGGTGCAGGGCGTCAGCGGGACGTGGAAGGACCTCACCCAGTCCGTCAACTTCATGGCGAACAACCTGACCTCGCAGGTGCGCAACATCGGCGAGGTGACGACGGCGGTCGCCCGCGGCGATCTGTCGAAGAAGATCACCGTCGATGCGAAGGGCGAGATCCTCGAACTCGTCACGACCGTGAACACCATGGTCGACCAGCTGTCGCTGTTCGCGGAGCAGGTCACCCGGGTCGCCCGTGAGGTGGGTACGGAAGGCCAGCTGGGCGGCCAGGCACGGGTTCCGGGCGTCACCGGCATCTGGAAGGACCTCAGCGACAACGTCAACCTGATGGCCAACAACCTGACCATCCAGGTGCGCAACATCTCCCAGGTCTCGGCGGCGGTGGCCAACGGCGATCTGACGAAGAAGGTCACGGTCGAGGCGCGCGGCGAGGTCGCGCAGCTGGCCGACACGGTCAACACCATGGTCACCACGCTGTCGTCGTTCGCCGACGAGGTCACGCGAGTGGCCCGTGAGGTGGGCACCGACGGCATCCTGGGCGGCCAGGCCCGCGTCCCCGGTGTCGCCGGTACGTGGAAGGACCTGACCGAGTCCGTGAACTCGATGGCCAACAACCTCACCGGCCAGGTCCGCAACATCGCGATGGTCACCACCGCGGTCGCCAAGGGCGATCTGACCAAGAAGATCGACGTGGACGCGCGGGGCGAGATCCTGGCGCTGAAGACCACCATCAACACCATGGTCGACCAGCTGTCGTCCTTCGCCGAGCAGGTCACCCGGGTGGCCCGCGAGGTGGGTACGGAGGGCCAGCTGGGCGGTCAGGCGCAGGTGCGCGGCGTGGCCGGCACCTGGAAGGACCTCACAGAGTCGGTGAACGAGATGGCGGGCAACCTGACCCGCCAGGTCCGGGCGATCGCCGCCGTCGCCGCCGCGGTGACCCTGGGCGATCACAACGTCCGTATCGATGTGGACGCGGCCGGCGAGATCCTGGAGCTCCAGGACAACGTCAACACCATGATCTCCACGCTGCGCGAGACCACTCTCGCCAACGAGGAACAGGACTGGCTCAAGGGCAACCTGGCCCGGATCTCCGGCCTGATGCAGGGCCGGCGCGACCTCAAGGACGTCGCCACCCTCATCATGAGCGAGCTGTCGCCCGCGGTCTCCGCGCAGCACGGCGCGTTCTTCCTCGCGGCGCAGCCGGACAGCCGGGAGATCGGGGCGGACGGCGGTGAGCCGGGCGCGTACGAGCTGCGGCTGATGGGCTCGTACGGCTACTCCATGGGCGGGATGCCGACGACGTTCAAGCCGGGCGAGACGCTGATCGGCACCGCGGCGGAGGAGGGGCGCACGATCCTGGTGGAGAACGTCCCCTCCGGGTATCTCAAGATCGCCTCGGGGCTGGGGGAGGCGCCGCCGGCGAATGTGATCGTGCTGCCGGTGCTCTTCGAGGACAAGGTGCTCGGGGTGATCGAGCTGGCGTCCTTCCAGCCGTTCACCCAGATCCAGAAGGACTTCCTCAGCCAGATCGCCGAGATGATCGCCACCAGCGTCAACACCATCTCGGTCAACACCAAGACCGAGGTGCTGCTCAAGCAGTCGCAGGAGCTGACCGAGCAGCTGCGGGAGCGCTCGGCGGAGCTGGAGAGCCGGCAGAAGGCGCTGGAGCTGTCCAACTCGGAGCTGGAGGAGAAGGCCGAGCAGCTGCGGGCGCAGAACCGCGACATCGAGGTGAAGAACACCGAGATCGAAGAAGCGCGGCAGGTCCTGGAGGAGCGCGCCGAACAGCTCGCGGTCTCCATGCGCTACAAGTCGGAGTTCCTGGCGAACATGTCGCACGAGCTGCGCACCCCGCTGAACTCCCTGCTGATTCTGGCCAAGTTGCTGGCCGACAACGCCGAGGGGAATCTCTCCCCGAAGCAGGTCGAATTCGCCGAAACGATCCATGGCGCCGGTTCCGACCTGCTCCAGCTGATCAACGACATCCTCGATCTGTCGAAGGTCGAGGCGGGCAAGATGGATGTCAGCCCGACACGGATCGCGCTGGTCCAGCTCGTCGACTATGTCGAGGCCACCTTCCGGCCGCTGACCGCGGAAAAGGGACTGGACTTCTCCGTCCGGGTCTCCCCGGAGCTGCCGGCCACGCTGCACACCGACGAGCAGCGCCTTCTCCAGGTGCTGCGCAATCTGCTGTCCAACGCGGTGAAGTTCACCGACAGCGGTGCCGTGGAGCTGGTGATCCGGCCGGCCGGTGCGGACGTCCCCGTGGCCATCCGTGAGCAGCTGCTGGAGCACGGTTCGCTGCGGGATCCGGACGCCGAGATGATCGCGTTCTCGGTGACCGACACCGGTATCGGTATCGCGTCCACCAAGATGAGGGTCATCTTCGAGGCGTTCAAGCAGGCGGACGGCACGACCAGCCGCAAGTACGGCGGTACGGGCCTGGGCCTGTCCATCAGCCGGGAGATCGCCCGGCTGCTGGGCGGCGAGATCCACGCCCAGAGCGAGCCGGGCCGCGGCTCCACCTTCACCCTCTATCTGCCGCACAACCCCGGCGGGCTGCCGCCGCAGGGCTATCCGCAGCTGGTGGCCGGCGGGCTGGCGATGGACGCGGAGGCGCGCGAGGTGGAGGTCGGGCGACAGCTGGAGCACGAGACGTCGCGGGACGAGGAGACCTCCTCCAGCCTCAACCGGCGTCGCCGGCGCGGACTTTCGGCCGGTGCGCGGCGCTTCGCACTGCCCGGCGGCCAGCCCGCGTCCGCCCCGCCGCAGCAGACGCCGCGCCAGCCCGCGGAGCCGACCACCCAGCAGCAGGCGGAGGAGCCCTGGCTCGGCAACGGCCAGGATCTGGTGGAGCCGGCCTTCGGCGGCGGATTCCACGGCGAAAAGGTATTGATCGTCGACGACGACATCCGTAACGTCTTCGCACTCACCAGTGTCCTGGAGCAGCACGGCCTGTCGGTGCTGTACGCCGAGAACGGCCGGGAGGGCATCGAGGTGCTGGAGCAGCACGACGATATCGTGCTGGTGCTGATGGACATCATGATGCCGGAGATGGACGGTTATGCCACGACCGCGGCGATCCGCCGGATGCCGCAGTTCGCGGGGCTGCCCATCATCGCGCTCACCGCGAAGGCGATGAAGGGCGACCGGGAGAAGAGCATCGACTCGGGGGCCTCCGACTACGTGACGAAGCCGGTGGATACCGATCATCTGTTGTCGGTCATGGAGCAATGGATGCGCGCGAGGTGA
- a CDS encoding response regulator, translating to MVQKAKILLVDDRPENLLALEAILSALDQTLVRASSGEEALKALLTDDFAVILLDVQMPGMDGFETAAHIKRRERTRDIPIIFLTAINHGPHHTFRGYAAGAVDYISKPFDPWVLPAKVSVFVELYMKNCQLREQASLLRLQLEGGRQSSEAKESAGLLAELSARLAAVEEQAEALSKQLDETAEAAAVATAAHLERKLSGLRRALDALEPGAGGASG from the coding sequence ATGGTGCAGAAGGCCAAGATCCTCCTGGTCGATGACCGGCCGGAGAATCTGCTGGCGCTGGAGGCGATCCTCTCTGCGCTCGATCAGACGCTGGTACGGGCATCGTCCGGGGAGGAAGCGCTCAAAGCACTGCTCACCGACGACTTCGCGGTGATTCTGCTCGATGTGCAGATGCCGGGAATGGACGGCTTCGAGACCGCCGCGCACATCAAGCGGCGCGAGCGCACCCGTGACATCCCGATCATCTTCCTGACGGCCATCAACCACGGCCCGCACCACACCTTCCGCGGCTATGCGGCCGGCGCGGTCGACTACATCTCCAAGCCGTTCGATCCGTGGGTGCTGCCGGCGAAGGTCTCGGTGTTCGTCGAGCTGTACATGAAGAACTGCCAACTGCGCGAGCAGGCCTCGCTGCTGAGGCTCCAGCTGGAGGGCGGGCGGCAGAGCTCGGAGGCGAAGGAGTCGGCCGGTCTGCTGGCCGAGCTGTCCGCGCGGCTGGCCGCGGTCGAGGAGCAGGCCGAGGCGCTGTCCAAGCAGCTGGACGAGACGGCGGAAGCGGCCGCGGTCGCCACCGCCGCGCATCTGGAGCGCAAACTGAGCGGCCTGCGCCGGGCGCTGGACGCACTGGAGCCGGGGGCGGGCGGCGCATCGGGCTGA
- a CDS encoding helix-turn-helix domain-containing protein: MSIGNSPEDGRPSVGRALQQARNGAGLTVEQVSATTRVRIPIVQAIEQDDFSRCGGDVYARGHIRTFARAVDLDPEPLIIQFDADHGGRDEPAVTTPLFEAERIRPEPRRPNWTAAMVAAIVAVVGFVGFTLFSGGSQGGDGQVSAGGTTNAEKKPAPAPNTTRPTVRPPAPAPSDSAIAGLPKDKVTIKVTARDGQTWVSAKDASGRLLQDGLLKKGQSKTFQDKKRIDLVLGNAGAVQLYVNGKEVKHVGDEGSVERLSYTPGDPQAG, translated from the coding sequence GTGTCCATCGGCAACTCTCCAGAAGACGGCCGGCCTTCCGTCGGTCGAGCCCTCCAGCAGGCCCGTAACGGAGCAGGACTGACCGTTGAACAGGTCAGTGCGACCACACGGGTGCGCATCCCGATCGTGCAGGCGATCGAACAGGACGACTTCTCGCGCTGCGGCGGCGACGTCTATGCGCGGGGACACATCCGTACGTTCGCGCGCGCCGTCGATCTCGATCCCGAACCGCTGATCATCCAGTTCGACGCCGACCACGGCGGCCGCGACGAGCCGGCCGTCACCACGCCGCTCTTCGAGGCCGAACGGATCCGCCCCGAGCCGCGCCGCCCCAACTGGACCGCCGCGATGGTCGCGGCGATCGTCGCCGTCGTCGGATTCGTCGGCTTCACGCTGTTCAGCGGCGGTTCCCAGGGTGGGGACGGGCAGGTCTCGGCCGGCGGCACGACCAACGCCGAGAAGAAGCCCGCACCGGCGCCGAACACCACCCGTCCCACCGTCCGGCCCCCGGCCCCCGCCCCGTCCGACAGCGCGATCGCCGGACTGCCCAAGGACAAGGTCACGATCAAGGTGACCGCTCGTGACGGCCAGACCTGGGTCTCGGCCAAGGACGCCAGCGGCCGGCTCCTCCAGGACGGCCTGCTCAAGAAGGGTCAGTCCAAGACCTTCCAGGACAAAAAGCGCATCGACCTCGTCCTGGGCAATGCCGGCGCCGTACAGCTGTACGTCAACGGCAAGGAGGTCAAGCACGTCGGCGATGAGGGTTCCGTGGAGCGGCTGAGCTACACCCCCGGAGATCCCCAGGCAGGCTGA
- a CDS encoding DNA translocase FtsK translates to MASRTSGKGTQSKAGSSRQRAGQSSGAARKPAAKKTAAKQPPSGKRASAGKPPAKKAAAAKKAPAKKAPAKKAAAPRPAPSPTGGVYRLARTCWLGAAHGIGAVFRHFGRGAKNLDPAHRKDGLALLLLGLGLVIAAGTWSSLSGPVGDLVELLITGAFGRLDLVVPILLGVIAIRLMRHPEQPEANGRIVIGLSALVVGVLGQVAMACGSPGRGDGFAAIQDAGGYVGWAASKPLIFTVGQTLAVALLVLLTVFGLLVVTATPVNAIPQRLRAMGLRLGVLHPVEPEDDEEYAEEWREHPARPARRGAAGEPDDYEEEALAKRRRPRRAGAASAPDRPMDAVDVAAAAAAALDGAVLHGVHPSPLVAGLSSGISGEQREREDSAVQSGSVPPAREAGVPATAAPSDPPASSVPDFTKPAPEPAGELPPRAEQLQLSGDITYSLPSLDLLSRGGPGKTRSAANDAIVASLTNVFQEFKVDAAVTGFTRGPTVTRYEVELGPAVKVEKITALAKNIAYAVASPDVRIISPIPGKSAVGIEIPNTDREMVNLGDVLRLADAAGDEHPMLVALGKDVEGGYVMANMTKMPHVLVAGATGSGKSSCINCLITSVMLRATPEDVRMVLVDPKRVELTAYEGIPHLITPIITNPKRAAEALQWVVREMDLRYDDLAAYGFRHIDDFNEAVREGRVSAPEGSERELAPYPYLLVIVDELADLMMVAPRDVEDSIVRITQLARAAGIHLVLATQRPSVDVVTGLIKANVPSRLAFATSSLADSRVILDQPGAEKLIGKGDGLFLPMGANKPVRMQGAFVTEAEVAAVVQHCKDQMAPVFRDDVTVGGKQKKEIDEDIGDDLDLLCQAAELVVSTQFGSTSMLQRKLRVGFAKAGRLMDLMESRGIVGPSEGSKARDVMVKPDELDGVLSVIRGEATQ, encoded by the coding sequence ATGGCCTCACGTACGTCCGGCAAGGGAACCCAGAGCAAGGCGGGATCCTCCAGGCAGCGCGCCGGACAGTCGTCGGGCGCCGCGAGGAAGCCCGCCGCCAAGAAGACCGCTGCGAAGCAGCCGCCCTCCGGCAAGAGGGCGTCCGCCGGGAAGCCGCCGGCGAAGAAGGCCGCGGCCGCGAAGAAGGCACCGGCGAAGAAGGCGCCCGCCAAGAAGGCCGCCGCGCCCAGGCCCGCCCCGTCGCCCACCGGCGGTGTCTACCGCCTCGCGCGGACCTGCTGGCTCGGGGCGGCGCACGGCATCGGCGCGGTCTTCCGCCACTTCGGCCGGGGCGCGAAGAACCTCGATCCGGCGCACCGCAAGGACGGCCTGGCGCTGCTGCTGCTCGGCCTGGGGTTGGTGATCGCGGCCGGCACCTGGTCCAGCCTGAGCGGCCCGGTCGGCGATCTCGTCGAGCTGCTGATCACCGGCGCCTTCGGCCGGCTGGATCTGGTCGTGCCGATACTGCTCGGCGTGATCGCCATACGGCTGATGCGCCATCCCGAGCAGCCGGAAGCCAACGGCCGGATCGTCATCGGGCTGTCCGCGCTGGTCGTCGGCGTCCTCGGGCAGGTCGCGATGGCCTGCGGTTCGCCGGGGCGGGGCGACGGCTTCGCGGCGATACAGGACGCCGGCGGCTATGTCGGCTGGGCCGCGTCCAAGCCGCTGATCTTCACCGTGGGGCAGACCCTGGCGGTGGCGCTGCTGGTGCTGCTGACCGTCTTCGGGCTGCTGGTGGTCACCGCGACCCCGGTCAACGCCATCCCGCAGCGGCTGCGGGCGATGGGCCTGCGGCTGGGCGTGCTGCACCCGGTGGAGCCCGAGGACGACGAGGAGTACGCCGAGGAGTGGCGCGAACACCCGGCCCGCCCGGCGCGCCGCGGCGCCGCCGGGGAGCCGGACGACTACGAGGAAGAGGCGCTGGCCAAGCGGCGCCGCCCCCGCCGGGCCGGTGCGGCGTCCGCCCCGGACCGGCCGATGGACGCGGTGGACGTGGCCGCCGCGGCCGCCGCCGCACTGGACGGCGCGGTGCTGCACGGCGTCCACCCCTCGCCGCTGGTCGCCGGGCTCAGCAGCGGGATCTCCGGGGAGCAGCGGGAGCGGGAGGACAGCGCGGTGCAGAGCGGCTCGGTGCCGCCGGCCCGCGAGGCCGGAGTGCCCGCCACGGCGGCCCCGTCCGACCCGCCCGCCTCCTCCGTACCGGACTTCACCAAACCCGCGCCGGAGCCGGCCGGCGAGCTGCCGCCGCGCGCCGAGCAGCTCCAGCTGTCCGGCGACATCACCTACTCCCTGCCGTCCCTGGACCTGCTCTCGCGCGGCGGCCCCGGCAAGACCCGCAGCGCCGCCAACGACGCGATAGTGGCTTCGCTGACCAACGTCTTCCAGGAGTTCAAGGTCGACGCGGCGGTCACCGGCTTCACCCGGGGCCCGACGGTCACCCGCTACGAGGTCGAGCTGGGCCCGGCGGTCAAGGTCGAGAAGATCACCGCGCTGGCCAAGAACATCGCCTACGCGGTGGCCAGCCCCGATGTCCGCATCATCAGCCCCATCCCGGGCAAGTCCGCGGTCGGTATCGAGATCCCCAACACCGACCGCGAGATGGTCAACCTCGGCGATGTGCTGCGGCTGGCCGACGCCGCCGGGGACGAGCACCCGATGCTGGTGGCGCTCGGCAAGGACGTCGAAGGCGGCTATGTCATGGCGAACATGACGAAGATGCCGCACGTCCTGGTGGCCGGCGCCACCGGCTCGGGCAAGTCGTCGTGCATCAACTGCCTGATCACCTCGGTCATGCTGCGCGCCACCCCGGAGGACGTCCGGATGGTGCTGGTGGACCCCAAGCGCGTCGAGCTGACCGCCTACGAGGGCATTCCGCACCTGATCACGCCGATCATCACCAACCCCAAGCGGGCCGCCGAGGCGCTCCAGTGGGTGGTGCGCGAGATGGACCTGCGCTACGACGACCTCGCGGCATATGGCTTCCGGCATATCGACGACTTCAACGAGGCGGTGCGCGAGGGCCGGGTCAGCGCACCCGAGGGCAGCGAGCGGGAGCTGGCGCCGTACCCGTATCTGCTGGTGATCGTCGACGAGCTGGCGGACCTGATGATGGTGGCGCCCCGCGACGTCGAGGACTCGATCGTCCGCATCACCCAGCTCGCCCGCGCGGCCGGAATCCATCTGGTGCTGGCCACCCAGCGCCCGTCCGTCGATGTGGTGACGGGCCTGATCAAGGCCAATGTGCCCTCCCGCCTCGCCTTCGCCACCTCCTCGCTCGCCGACAGCCGGGTCATCCTCGACCAGCCGGGTGCCGAGAAGCTGATCGGCAAGGGCGACGGGCTGTTCCTGCCGATGGGCGCGAACAAGCCGGTCCGGATGCAGGGCGCGTTCGTCACCGAGGCCGAGGTCGCGGCCGTCGTGCAGCACTGCAAGGACCAGATGGCGCCGGTCTTCCGCGACGACGTCACGGTGGGCGGCAAGCAGAAGAAGGAGATCGACGAGGACATCGGCGACGACCTGGATCTGCTGTGCCAGGCCGCCGAGCTGGTGGTTTCCACCCAGTTCGGATCGACCTCGATGCTCCAGCGCAAGCTGCGGGTGGGCTTCGCCAAGGCCGGACGGCTGATGGATCTGATGGAATCGCGCGGCATCGTCGGGCCCAGCGAGGGATCCAAGGCACGGGATGTCATGGTGAAGCCGGATGAATTGGACGGAGTGCTCTCGGTCATCCGGGGGGAGGCTACCCAGTAG